From one Comamonas piscis genomic stretch:
- a CDS encoding MetQ/NlpA family ABC transporter substrate-binding protein, whose translation MSQNPSSPLPGQRRRFLSSSLAAGAALATGAWRSTAQAAVPVTTKVLKVGVTSGPHEQVFEAVKKVAERDYGLKIEIVSFSDYVMPNAALDAGDLDANSFQHGPFLQAAIRARGYKLVGFGRTWVGPIALFSKRYKRLADVPVGAQIALPNDPANGGRVLLLLEKGGLIKLKPGIDPIKGVFASTQDITDNPRKLRFVELESPMLVRAMDDVELAAINADYAYKAGLNPTKDSLLVEGGDSPYVCLIAVQEKNRDAPWVPQLVAAYRTDEVRSYIQQAFNGVVLPSW comes from the coding sequence ATGTCCCAGAATCCATCTTCTCCGCTGCCAGGCCAACGCCGGCGTTTTCTGTCCTCGTCGCTGGCAGCAGGCGCCGCACTGGCCACGGGGGCCTGGCGCAGCACGGCCCAGGCAGCGGTACCGGTGACGACCAAGGTGCTGAAAGTGGGGGTCACCTCGGGCCCGCATGAGCAGGTGTTCGAGGCGGTCAAAAAGGTCGCCGAGCGCGACTACGGCCTCAAGATCGAGATCGTGTCTTTCAGCGACTATGTGATGCCCAATGCCGCGCTGGATGCAGGCGACCTGGATGCCAATAGCTTCCAGCACGGCCCGTTTTTGCAGGCGGCGATCCGTGCGCGTGGCTACAAGCTGGTGGGGTTTGGCCGCACCTGGGTGGGGCCGATTGCGCTGTTCTCCAAGCGCTACAAGCGGCTGGCCGATGTGCCCGTGGGTGCGCAGATTGCGCTGCCCAATGACCCGGCCAATGGCGGGCGTGTGCTGCTGCTGTTGGAGAAGGGTGGCCTCATCAAGCTCAAGCCCGGCATCGACCCGATCAAGGGCGTGTTTGCCTCGACCCAAGACATCACCGACAACCCGCGCAAGCTGCGCTTTGTGGAGCTGGAATCCCCCATGCTGGTGCGCGCGATGGACGATGTGGAGCTGGCCGCCATCAATGCCGACTACGCCTACAAGGCGGGGCTCAATCCCACGAAGGACTCGCTGCTGGTTGAGGGCGGCGACAGCCCCTATGTCTGCCTGATTGCGGTGCAGGAGAAAAACCGCGATGCGCCCTGGGTGCCGCAGCTGGTGGCGGCCTACCGCACCGACGAGGTGCGCAGCTATATCCAGCAGGCCTTCAACGGCGTGGTCCTCCCTTCGTGGTGA
- a CDS encoding LLM class flavin-dependent oxidoreductase: protein MAAPHSARAPIILNAFNMASVGHINHGLWTHPRDQSSHYHRLDYWTRLAKELERGLFDGLFIADIIGAYDTYQQSVDVTLRESVQLPINDPTLVVPAMAAVTEHLGFGVTVNLSYEQPYLLARRFSTLDHLTQGRIGWNIVTGYLDSAARAMGQPQQLAHDARYDRADEFMDVLYQLWEGSWSDSAVLRDRAARIYADPQQVRRVQHSGPHFQVDGYHLSEPSPQRTPVLLQAGSSGRGLQFAARHAECVFMAVQDKASTAALVRQLRAEAVRAGRQPGDIKVLVGMTPVVGATTRQAQEKYEEYCRYASPEAALAHLSATAGIDFSTYERDTPLLQQHRSNGIENSIKRLANGREDYRLGDLLDELALGGRYATVVGDAQQIADEMQSWVEEAGVDGFNLARTVVPECFGDFIDLVVPELQSRGLHKSAYAPGTMRHKLFGLGDRLPAHHYAQQFRQPAQGGGAQASPSLSTQHAQALA, encoded by the coding sequence ATGGCGGCACCCCACAGCGCGCGGGCGCCCATCATCCTCAATGCCTTCAATATGGCCAGCGTTGGCCATATCAACCATGGGCTGTGGACGCATCCGCGCGACCAATCGAGCCACTACCACCGGCTGGACTACTGGACCCGCCTGGCCAAGGAGCTGGAGCGCGGCCTGTTTGACGGCCTCTTTATCGCCGACATCATCGGCGCCTATGACACCTACCAGCAGTCGGTCGATGTGACCCTGCGCGAATCGGTGCAGCTGCCCATCAACGACCCGACCCTGGTGGTGCCCGCGATGGCGGCGGTGACCGAGCACCTGGGCTTTGGCGTGACGGTCAACCTGAGCTATGAGCAGCCCTATCTGCTGGCGCGGCGCTTTTCTACCTTGGACCACCTGACGCAGGGGCGCATTGGCTGGAACATCGTCACCGGCTACCTGGACTCCGCCGCGCGCGCCATGGGCCAGCCCCAACAGCTGGCGCACGATGCGCGCTATGACCGCGCCGATGAGTTCATGGACGTGCTTTACCAGCTCTGGGAAGGCAGCTGGAGCGACAGCGCCGTGCTGCGCGACCGGGCAGCACGTATCTATGCCGACCCGCAGCAGGTGCGGCGTGTGCAGCACAGCGGCCCGCACTTTCAGGTCGATGGTTACCACCTGAGCGAGCCATCGCCGCAGCGCACGCCTGTGCTGCTGCAGGCAGGCAGCTCCGGCCGGGGCCTGCAGTTTGCTGCGCGCCATGCCGAATGCGTGTTTATGGCTGTGCAGGACAAGGCCTCCACCGCTGCGCTGGTGCGCCAGTTGCGTGCAGAGGCGGTGCGTGCCGGCCGCCAGCCGGGCGATATCAAGGTGCTGGTGGGCATGACCCCCGTGGTGGGCGCCACCACGCGCCAGGCCCAAGAGAAGTACGAAGAGTACTGCCGCTATGCCAGCCCCGAGGCTGCGCTGGCGCATTTGTCTGCCACGGCCGGCATTGATTTTTCCACCTACGAGCGCGACACGCCATTGCTGCAGCAGCACCGCAGCAATGGCATCGAGAACTCGATCAAGCGCCTGGCCAATGGCCGTGAGGACTACCGCTTGGGCGATCTGCTCGATGAGCTGGCGCTGGGCGGGCGCTATGCCACCGTCGTGGGCGATGCCCAGCAGATTGCCGACGAGATGCAGTCCTGGGTCGAGGAGGCCGGTGTCGATGGCTTCAACCTCGCCCGCACCGTCGTGCCCGAATGCTTTGGCGACTTTATCGACCTGGTCGTCCCCGAGCTGCAGTCGCGGGGCCTGCACAAGAGCGCCTATGCGCCCGGAACCATGCGTCACAAGCTGTTTGGCCTGGGGGACCGCCTGCCAGCCCACCACTATGCGCAGCAGTTTCGCCAGCCCGCCCAAGGTGGTGGTGCCCAGGCATCGCCATCTCTCTCTACCCAACACGCCCAGGCATTGGCTTGA
- a CDS encoding MetQ/NlpA family ABC transporter substrate-binding protein, producing the protein MFALKKYLLALGAGAVMATAVAAPLKIGVTPGSLADSVQVAAKEARQAGLDVQVIEFTDWTTPNTALDAGDIDINYFQHQAFLDNAIRDRGYKIESVGVGLLPNIGLYSKKHAALADIPAGASVGVANDPVNQARGLLLLQTAGLITLRPGVGAKASVNDIVANPRKLKLLEVEGPQLVRAIDDVALAQGYPAHLVNAGQRELASRALLYSTVDDLYYAIRFVARSDRKQDPRIAQFVQLYQASPAVAKQISASFADDAKLYSLPWKNTAKATP; encoded by the coding sequence ATGTTTGCGCTGAAAAAATACCTGCTGGCGCTGGGCGCCGGTGCCGTTATGGCTACCGCCGTGGCCGCTCCGCTGAAGATCGGGGTCACGCCCGGCTCGCTGGCAGATTCGGTCCAGGTCGCTGCCAAGGAGGCCCGCCAGGCGGGGCTCGATGTGCAGGTGATCGAGTTCACCGACTGGACCACGCCCAACACCGCGCTGGATGCGGGCGATATCGATATCAACTACTTCCAGCACCAGGCCTTTTTGGACAATGCGATCCGCGACCGGGGCTACAAGATCGAAAGCGTGGGAGTGGGCCTGCTGCCCAATATCGGCCTGTATTCGAAGAAGCATGCAGCGCTGGCCGATATCCCCGCCGGCGCCTCCGTCGGGGTGGCCAATGACCCCGTCAACCAGGCCCGGGGCCTGTTGCTGCTGCAAACGGCCGGGCTCATCACCCTGCGCCCCGGCGTGGGCGCCAAGGCCAGCGTGAACGATATCGTCGCCAACCCGCGCAAGCTCAAACTGCTGGAGGTGGAGGGCCCGCAGCTGGTGCGGGCGATCGACGATGTGGCGTTGGCCCAGGGCTATCCGGCCCATCTGGTCAACGCCGGCCAGCGCGAGCTGGCCAGCCGCGCGCTGCTGTATTCCACCGTCGATGACCTGTACTACGCCATCCGCTTTGTGGCCCGCAGCGATCGCAAGCAGGACCCGCGCATTGCGCAGTTTGTGCAGCTCTACCAAGCATCGCCGGCTGTTGCCAAGCAGATCAGCGCCTCGTTCGCCGATGACGCCAAGCTCTATTCGCTGCCTTGGAAGAACACCGCCAAGGCCACGCCATGA
- a CDS encoding LLM class flavin-dependent oxidoreductase: MTDKKYMHVNAFNMNCVGHIHHGLWTHPRDQSTQYHTLKYWTDIAKLLERGLFDGLFIADVVGYYDVYQRGVDLTLREAIQLPVNNPWLLVSAMAAVTEHLGFGLTATVNAHQPYTFARDVSTLDQLSNGRIGWNIVTGYVDSGARGLGQDGLADHDSRYDRADDFLALAYKFWEGSWEDGAVIADKARRIHTLPDKVHPVVHDGPFYRANAIHMSAPSPQRTPLLFQAGTSQRGLQFAGQHAEGIFIGARTPEAARDASRKLRAAAVAAGRRPDDIKIYVGAAVVVAPTQAEAEEKYADYLAYASAEGGLAHFAASTGVDFAQYDLDEPIVYGQGNAIQSAVQAAQQQGLTTRRKLLEQFSLGSRYNTIVGDPQQVADALERWIDVGEIDGFNLTRIVVPETWEDFASLAVPELQNRGRYRTRYEEGSLRHKLFGRGDGLPANHPGAQQRR, from the coding sequence ATGACTGACAAGAAATACATGCATGTCAACGCGTTCAACATGAACTGCGTGGGACATATCCACCACGGGCTGTGGACGCACCCGCGCGACCAGTCCACCCAGTACCACACGCTCAAGTACTGGACCGACATCGCCAAACTGTTGGAGCGTGGCCTGTTTGACGGCCTCTTCATCGCCGACGTGGTGGGCTACTACGACGTCTACCAACGTGGGGTGGACCTGACCCTGCGCGAGGCCATCCAGCTGCCGGTGAACAACCCCTGGCTGCTGGTATCGGCGATGGCGGCGGTGACCGAGCATCTGGGCTTTGGCCTGACGGCTACCGTCAATGCGCACCAGCCCTACACCTTTGCCCGCGATGTCAGCACCCTGGACCAGCTGAGCAATGGCCGCATTGGCTGGAACATCGTCACCGGCTATGTGGACAGCGGCGCACGGGGCCTGGGCCAGGACGGCTTGGCCGACCATGACAGCCGCTACGACCGCGCCGACGACTTTCTGGCGCTGGCCTACAAGTTCTGGGAAGGCAGCTGGGAGGACGGCGCCGTGATCGCCGACAAGGCACGCCGCATCCACACCTTGCCGGACAAGGTGCACCCTGTGGTGCATGACGGCCCCTTCTACCGCGCCAATGCCATCCATATGAGCGCGCCATCGCCGCAGCGCACGCCGCTGCTGTTCCAGGCCGGCACCTCGCAGAGGGGGCTGCAGTTTGCCGGCCAGCATGCCGAGGGCATTTTTATCGGTGCGCGCACGCCGGAGGCCGCAAGGGATGCCTCGCGCAAGCTGCGTGCCGCTGCCGTGGCCGCCGGGCGCAGGCCCGATGACATCAAGATCTATGTGGGCGCAGCCGTGGTGGTGGCGCCCACCCAGGCCGAAGCCGAAGAGAAATACGCCGACTACCTGGCCTATGCCAGTGCCGAAGGCGGCCTGGCGCATTTTGCAGCCAGCACTGGCGTGGACTTTGCGCAGTACGACCTGGACGAGCCCATCGTCTACGGCCAGGGCAATGCCATCCAGTCGGCCGTGCAGGCCGCCCAGCAGCAGGGCCTGACCACGCGGCGCAAGCTGCTTGAGCAGTTCAGCCTGGGCAGCCGCTACAACACCATCGTCGGCGACCCGCAGCAGGTAGCCGATGCGCTGGAGCGCTGGATCGATGTCGGCGAGATCGATGGCTTCAATCTCACCCGCATCGTCGTGCCCGAGACCTGGGAGGACTTTGCCAGCCTGGCCGTGCCCGAGCTGCAGAACCGGGGCCGCTACCGCACGCGCTACGAAGAGGGCAGCCTGCGCCACAAGCTGTTTGGCCGTGGCGATGGTCTGCCCGCCAACCACCCTGGCGCGCAGCAGCGCCGATAA
- a CDS encoding SfnB family sulfur acquisition oxidoreductase — protein sequence MTSAVAQGAALPADSPTRLPLPPSQPAQIRSEAEALQVATALAESFRGGAARRDSERLLPWDEIERYTASGLGGITVPRSHGGLQASWHTVVQVFASISAADASLGQIPQNHFALVQNLRDTASPEQQSRWFADVLSGHRLGNAGPERKGRAAQLSDATAHLRQTADGRLLVNGTRYYSTGSLFAHWVPFRAEDEAQRPVQVWVRRTAPGLQIIDNWNAFGQKTTASGGVVLKDVEVEPRDVIALHDMKDRPTLSGPVSQILQAAIDMGIAQGAFDEARQFVRDKTRAWVHSGVEHAWQDPYIIQEFGQLQVELDAAREVLLDAAQQLDALAAQPITDESSAQASVAVARAKILTTEAALNASERLLELGGTSSARAGYNLDRFWRNARVHTLHDPVRWKYHLLGNYLLNGRAPRRHQWN from the coding sequence ATGACTTCAGCGGTTGCCCAGGGCGCAGCGTTGCCCGCCGATTCCCCAACCCGCCTGCCTTTGCCGCCCAGCCAGCCCGCGCAGATCCGCAGCGAGGCCGAGGCCTTGCAAGTGGCCACCGCGCTGGCCGAGAGCTTTCGCGGTGGTGCCGCCCGGCGCGACAGCGAACGCCTGTTGCCCTGGGATGAGATCGAGCGCTACACCGCCAGTGGCCTGGGCGGCATCACCGTGCCGCGCAGCCATGGTGGCCTGCAGGCCAGCTGGCACACCGTGGTGCAGGTGTTTGCCAGCATCAGCGCGGCCGATGCCTCGCTGGGCCAGATTCCGCAGAACCACTTTGCGCTGGTGCAAAACCTGCGCGATACCGCGAGCCCCGAGCAGCAAAGCCGCTGGTTTGCCGATGTGCTGAGCGGCCACCGCCTGGGCAATGCCGGGCCCGAGCGCAAGGGCCGCGCCGCCCAGCTGAGCGATGCCACCGCCCACCTGCGCCAGACGGCCGATGGCCGGCTGCTGGTCAACGGCACGCGTTACTACTCCACCGGCTCGTTGTTCGCCCACTGGGTGCCCTTCCGCGCCGAGGACGAGGCCCAGCGCCCCGTGCAGGTCTGGGTGCGGCGCACGGCGCCGGGTCTGCAGATCATCGACAACTGGAATGCCTTTGGCCAGAAGACCACCGCCAGCGGTGGTGTGGTGCTGAAGGATGTGGAGGTCGAGCCGCGCGATGTGATTGCGCTGCATGACATGAAAGACCGTCCAACCCTGTCCGGCCCGGTGTCGCAGATTCTGCAGGCCGCCATCGACATGGGCATTGCCCAGGGCGCGTTTGACGAGGCGCGCCAGTTTGTGCGCGACAAGACCCGTGCCTGGGTGCACTCGGGTGTCGAGCATGCCTGGCAGGACCCCTACATCATCCAGGAGTTTGGCCAACTGCAGGTGGAGCTGGATGCCGCCCGCGAGGTGCTGCTGGATGCCGCGCAGCAGCTCGATGCGCTGGCTGCACAACCCATCACTGACGAGAGCAGCGCCCAGGCATCGGTTGCCGTGGCGCGCGCCAAGATCTTGACCACCGAGGCCGCGCTGAACGCCAGCGAGCGCCTGCTGGAGCTGGGCGGTACCTCATCGGCCCGCGCCGGCTACAACCTGGACCGCTTTTGGCGCAATGCCCGCGTGCATACCTTGCACGACCCGGTGCGCTGGAAATACCACCTGCTGGGCAACTACCTGCTCAATGGCCGCGCACCGCGCCGCCACCAGTGGAACTGA
- a CDS encoding SfnB family sulfur acquisition oxidoreductase: MTTSPPVIAAANPVAPAPAPRQRPPVFASEQAALQSAQQLADTWAGDAVLRDRERRLPWAEIEAYSDSGLWAITVPRAYGGLQASAWTVAQLIATVAAADGSLGHIPQNHFYALEVLRVGGSAAQQRFFYERVQAGERFGNALSEIGHRDYRRRSRLERGDAGWVLNGRKFYCTGAIFAHWIPVQAMQVIDAAQDPVSVMVFVPRTAPGVTVIDDWDGMGQRVTGSGSVLLENVAIDEAWIVPFQSSFDSPSTIGPFAQIIHAAIDLGIGEGALRATLPFVRNQSRAWVDAGVAQASDDPLTLQALGNVELRLFAARALLRRAGSLVDAAQQEPTAHTVAAASVAVAQARTLAHTAGLLAANKLLELGGTSATFAEHGFDSYWRNVRTHTLHDPVRWKYHAIGNYALSGVLPPRHGAL, translated from the coding sequence ATGACCACCTCTCCCCCTGTGATTGCCGCTGCCAACCCGGTAGCACCCGCCCCCGCACCGCGCCAGCGCCCGCCCGTGTTTGCCAGCGAGCAGGCCGCCTTGCAATCCGCCCAACAGCTGGCCGATACCTGGGCCGGCGATGCGGTGCTGCGCGACCGTGAGCGCCGCCTGCCCTGGGCAGAAATCGAGGCCTACAGCGACAGCGGCCTTTGGGCAATCACCGTACCGCGCGCCTACGGCGGCCTGCAGGCCAGCGCCTGGACGGTGGCGCAGCTGATCGCCACTGTGGCGGCAGCTGATGGATCGCTGGGTCATATTCCGCAAAACCATTTCTATGCGCTGGAGGTGCTGCGCGTGGGCGGCAGCGCGGCGCAGCAGCGCTTTTTCTACGAACGGGTGCAGGCGGGCGAACGCTTTGGCAATGCACTGTCCGAGATTGGCCACCGCGACTACCGCCGCCGCTCGCGGCTGGAGCGGGGTGACGCGGGTTGGGTGCTCAACGGCCGCAAGTTCTACTGCACCGGCGCCATCTTTGCGCACTGGATTCCGGTGCAGGCCATGCAGGTCATCGATGCGGCCCAGGATCCCGTCAGCGTGATGGTGTTTGTGCCGCGCACGGCGCCAGGCGTGACGGTGATCGACGACTGGGACGGCATGGGCCAGCGGGTCACCGGCAGCGGCTCGGTGCTGCTGGAGAACGTCGCCATCGACGAGGCCTGGATCGTGCCTTTCCAATCGAGCTTTGACAGCCCCAGCACCATCGGCCCGTTTGCGCAGATCATCCATGCCGCCATCGACCTGGGCATTGGCGAGGGCGCCTTGCGCGCCACCTTGCCCTTTGTGCGCAACCAGTCGCGCGCCTGGGTCGATGCCGGTGTGGCGCAGGCCAGCGACGACCCCTTGACCCTGCAGGCACTGGGCAATGTGGAGCTGCGCCTGTTTGCCGCGCGTGCGCTGCTGCGGCGCGCGGGCAGCCTGGTGGATGCTGCGCAGCAGGAGCCCACGGCGCATACGGTGGCTGCGGCCTCGGTCGCTGTGGCGCAGGCACGTACCTTGGCGCATACGGCCGGCTTGCTGGCCGCCAACAAGCTGCTGGAGCTGGGCGGCACTTCGGCCACCTTTGCCGAGCATGGCTTTGACAGCTACTGGCGCAATGTGCGCACCCATACCTTGCATGACCCCGTGCGCTGGAAATACCATGCCATCGGCAACTATGCGCTGAGCGGCGTGCTGCCCCCGCGCCACGGAGCACTGTGA
- a CDS encoding MetQ/NlpA family ABC transporter substrate-binding protein, producing MKLFPSLTALLLSFATLGTAQAQPLRIGVTPGSLADSAQIAAREAKAQGLEVQIVEFTDWTLPNTALVNGDLDLNYYQHQAFLDTFNRENRQDLRAVAVGSRGNIGIFSKRYKSLDSLPTGASVALANDTSNQARAIATLRDAGLVTLRANAPQLAQIDDIASNPKKLKFIEVAGPQLARALDDADITVVSLGGLLQAGQLETARQGLYYSVGSDAFWAIHFVTRADNVKDARVRKFIDIYQQSPAVRQQIHATYANESRFYSLPWLK from the coding sequence ATGAAGTTGTTCCCCTCTCTGACAGCCCTGCTGCTGTCGTTTGCCACCCTGGGTACCGCCCAGGCCCAGCCACTGCGCATCGGCGTCACGCCTGGGTCGCTCGCCGATTCGGCCCAGATTGCAGCGCGCGAGGCCAAGGCCCAGGGCCTGGAGGTGCAGATCGTTGAGTTCACCGACTGGACCTTGCCCAATACCGCTTTGGTCAATGGCGATCTGGACCTGAACTACTACCAGCACCAGGCTTTTCTCGACACCTTCAACCGCGAAAACCGCCAGGACCTGCGCGCCGTGGCCGTGGGCTCGCGGGGCAATATCGGCATCTTCTCCAAGCGCTACAAGAGCTTGGACAGTCTGCCCACGGGCGCCAGTGTGGCGCTGGCCAATGACACCTCGAACCAGGCGCGTGCCATTGCCACCTTGCGCGATGCGGGCCTGGTGACCCTGCGCGCCAATGCGCCGCAGCTGGCCCAGATCGACGACATTGCCAGCAACCCCAAGAAGCTCAAGTTCATCGAGGTGGCTGGGCCCCAGTTGGCGCGGGCGCTGGATGATGCGGACATCACCGTCGTGAGCCTGGGTGGCCTGCTGCAGGCGGGCCAGCTGGAGACCGCTCGCCAGGGCCTGTACTACAGCGTGGGATCGGATGCCTTCTGGGCCATCCACTTTGTCACCCGGGCCGACAACGTGAAGGATGCGCGGGTGCGCAAATTTATCGATATCTACCAGCAATCCCCGGCGGTACGCCAGCAGATCCATGCCACGTACGCCAATGAAAGCCGCTTCTACAGCCTGCCCTGGCTGAAGTAA